A window of Bdellovibrio svalbardensis genomic DNA:
GGGCTCCACAGACGGCTTCTAGTTCTTTCGTTTCAAAGACGACAATAGAAACTGCGCCTGCTCCAGGCGCAGTGCCATTGAACACGTAAAGTAAACCACTGCTCCAGCCAAAATCGCTAAAACCAAAGCCATCAATTTTCCCAAAGAACTAAATTCCAAAACTTCTGCGAGCGGAAAGTAAATTTGCACGGCACCTGCCAACCCCACTCCAGCGAAGAAAATTTTCAAAGCTTCGGTCAAAGTTTTACGCCACTCTATTTTCATAATTAGAATTCGCAAAGCCAACGACATCACAATAAACTGCAGAGCCATCGCCACCAAACTGGAAAGAACCAATCCCTGCAACCCTGCCCTGCGAATCCACCAAGCAGCCCAAGATAAGTGCAGCAATAAAGCCCCAGCGGAAGTCAGTGCCGGCAACCAGGTGTTTTTCACTGCATAGAAAGCCGGAGAAAGAATGCGCACGCCAGAGACAAACAATAAGCTCACGGCATAAACTTGCAAAACAATCGCGGTGTTTTTCGCATCCAAGACTGTGAAATGCCCACGTTTAAAAAGCACCTCGATGATCGGCTCCGCCAGGAAAAACAACCCTAGAGTGGCAGGCCACGCCAGAAAAAGCGAAAAGAGAAAGTGCTCTTGAACCACCTCGCGAAATTTATTTCTTTCATTTCGCAAAGCCAGCTCACTGAGTGTCGGCAACAATGCGGCCCCCAAACTGACTGACACCAAAGAAAGAGGCATCTCCAGCAAGCGATCCGCCCAATAGATATAAGAAATCGCCCCTTCACCCATGGAGCTTGCGAAATGCAAATTCACCAAGGTCGTAAACTGCAAAAGCCCCATACCTAGAAGGCCTGGCAACATGTTCTTCAAGACTCTTCTGACATCTTCATTCCAAATCTGGCGCTGCACCCTTGGCAAATATCCACGTCCCCGCAAAGCCAACCACAACAACAAAGCTTGCAATATCCCGCCAACCAGCACCCCCCACGCCAAGCCATCCCCTATTTGCGGAAACCATGACGGCGGCAGAAAAGTGAACACCAACATCGAAATATTTAACAGTGCGGGCGCAACAGCCGGCAGACCAAAACTTCCCAGAGCATTTAAAACTCCCATGAAGTAGGCATAGCTACAGACAAAGTAAACAAAGCCAAACATGATGCGCGCCATTCGCACCGTCAGCAGCCATTTTTCTGGATTCTTGGCGTAATCAGCGGAAAGAATCAGCCCCAACACCTGCTCCATATAGAGGATGCCCAAAACCGTCAGACTGCCGAGGAAAATCAAAAAAACAGTATAGAGAGCATTTAAGAGGTTCTGAGCACGAATCCCGCTGGAATCTTCAGCCCGAGCCTGCATAAAAACCGGAATAAAACTCACGGATAAGGAGCCCTCGCCAAATAAACGGCGAAAGAGATTGGGAAGCCGGAAAGCCGCTGTCCATGCGTCAGTGACGGAACGCTCGAAGAGCGCTGCCAAGGCCATATCCCTCAAGAGCCCAAGAATGCGGCTCGTTAGAGTACCTGACGCCATAAAAAAGGCCCTCTTGAGGACCTTTTTTCGATCTTGCTGGCTATGTTGTTTTAATGTGCTTGCTTCGTGAGACACCCTATGTTAATCCCTTTGGTTCGTCTAAAAAGATTACTGTGGAGGTTATCCCTTGGCAAATCATAAGTCTGCAGCAAAAAGAGCTCGTCAGTCTGTTCGCAAAACCGCTGTTAACAATGCTCGTAAAAGCACTGTAAAAACAGTTGAGAAAAAACTAGTTAAAGCAATTGAAGCGAAAGACCTTAAAGCTCTTCCTGAATTGTTGAAAGCTTTCACTTCTTCAGTGATGAAAGCTGCTAAAACTGGCGTTATTAAGAAAGAAACTGCTTCTCGCAAGATCAGCCGTCTTTCTACTCGCGCTTCTGCTGCTAAGTAATTAGTTGTAGATTAGCTATTAGATAGCGATTCGGTACGGGCTGATACGTAAGCCCGTATTTGTCGTTTAATTGAGAAAGCGATTTCGCTAAAGCTCAATCCGTGGGTGACCTTCGAGTCACCTTCTTTTTTTCTTGTTGATCGCACGATGGCGCGCAAGAACACAAAATCCCCTGATGGAATTTGCAAGCTAACAACCAGTTCATGACCTTCAGTCAAAATGAACTCGGAAATGATGGACATTCCGCCCTCTCCCAATTCACCCGTTTCGCAGACAAAATAAGAGCCATCGCAAAGTACGCCTACTTTACGTCTTAGCGCGCGTCTTGGATATTGACGGCGAAAATGGCCTTTGTCTTCGAGATCGAACTTAGTATTCATATGTCCCTTACTCCAGCAAAAGCCGGAGCCTAGACAACTTGTCGGAATTTTAGAGGGGAAGCTTAACCTTAGTGGGCCGCGTGAGAGCTACAAGTTTTAAGAACCATATTCTCAAGCCAGATGTGACTGGACAATGGGGAAGACTTGAGGGCCTTATCTGTCTCAGAAAGAACCACTAATGTCTGCTCTAGCTTTTTAGCAGTCCAACGTCGAGATTGGTCCGTATAGGTATCCAAAAAATAAGGAGGCACCTGCGCATAGTGAGCGAGCTTCGCCCCTTGCAGACCCTCTTCCATGCCCTTCTTCACCGTCAGAAGAATACGCACATGACGGGCCACCAAAGAAATAATACCGATCTCGTTTTGCCCCTGATCCAACAGATGAACCAAATGCTCCAAAGCTTTCACGCGATCATTTTCACCAATAGCTTTGGTAAAATCGAAAACGTTTTCCTCTTTAGAGCGAGACACTACTTGCGCGACATCAGACACTTCAATACGACGCGAACCTTCGACAAACTCACCGAGCTTTTTCAACTCCCCTTCAATTTCAGTCAGATGATGTCCGGCCAATTTATGAAGAAGATGAATCGCTTCATTGCTGATCGTCAGACCCAAGCTTTGTGCGATATAGTTGATCCAGGAAGGAATTTGATTTTCGTAAGGTTTTTTAAATTCAACGCATTCTGCTTTATCCAACAACGAGCGAATGGATTTTTTACGTTTATCGACTCGCGAAGCCAAAAGAACAAAGACTGTGCTATCTACCGCGTTTTCAATCAACGGTTCTAACTCTGCCCATTCTTTATCCGTGAGCTCTTGAGATTCCTTCAGGATCACCAAACGGCGCGGCGCCATCATCGGCAAGGTTTCCACAGCGTCACGAACTACGCTGACATCTGCATCACTGGCATAAAACAAACTATAATTGAAATCGATGGCGCCTTCGTTAAGGACTGCATATTTGAAACGATCAACACTTTGATTGAGCAAATAAGGCTCTTCGCCAAACAGAAAATAAAGAGGAGACAATTGTCCCTTTTCTAGATCCCGATAGAATTTCTGCGCATCAATTACTGCCATTACAAAGCTGCCTAAATCTTCCGTTAACTACTAGAAATTTTCGGTAATACGATCATGAGCTTCCAACATGAGGTCGCTTGCCATGAGGTCAATGTTTTGCCTTCGTGCAGAAAGATTGTAAAGAGGATTCACGGAGTTTACGCCCGCAAGCGTCACCTGAGGTGCCTGATAAGTACGCTCCCCGCTGAAGGAACCTTTCCACAACTCTGTGCCATCAGCCTGTCTCACCACTCTCACAGTGACTGTAAGAATAATTCGATACTCAGAAGCTAGAGCCGAACCACTTGGTAAAAGAGGTGTTGCCGAGTCCCCGGAAAGACGCTTTGCTCCCGGAAAGTATTGAACCGAATCAATGGTCCCAATGACCGCGACTTCGGACAAAGCATTGTCCACAACTCGCGCCACACGTGAACGCTGAAACTCTTGAATTATCGAGTTTGTAAATGACACCTCAATGCCAGTTTCTTGAGTTTTATTTTTAAAAACAGGCACGGAGATCTGCTTATAACCACCCGGAATGCTGCGATTGGCAGCGCCAAGATGATAGGCACATCCAGAGAGAAAAAGAGGAAAAATCAAAGTAATACGAAGAGCTTTAAAGATTGCGTCCACAGAGCCAGTTGAGTATAAATTGAACAAGATATCAAGGAAGAAAAATGACATCTGATGATGGTTTTAATGATGTTTCGAATGAATACAGCCTTCTAGCGCCTGGCCCGGTCAATCTTCATCCTGAAGTGCGTAAAGCATTGGCACTTCCAATGATTCATCACCGCACTCCTGAATTTGATAAAATTTTAAAGCGCGTTCTTGAGAATATTAAAAAAGTTTTCCAAACAACTCAGGAAGTCTTTCTATTGACCACCACAGGTTCTGGCGGCATGGAAGCACTTCTCGTCAACACTCTTTCGCCGGGCGACAAAGTTCTGGCGATTGTCTCTGGAAAATTTGGCGAACGTTGGGCCGATATGGCAAAGCACTATGGCGCGAGCGTCACCGTTCTTGAAGTTCCATGGGGTGAAGCGGTTCAGGTTTCCTTGGTGGAAGATCATCTAAAAAACAATCCCGACACCCGCGCAGTTCTTTGCCAGGCTTGCGAAACCAGCACTGCGGTTTCGCACCCGATTCGTGAATTGGCTGATGTCATTTCAAAATATTCTGAAACTCTTTTCTTGGTCGATGCCATCACCGCGTTGGGCGCCTATCCACTCCCAATGGATGAATGGAAAATTGACGGCTTGGTGGCCGGCTCGCAAAAAGCCTTTATGTTGCCAACGGGAATGGCTTTCATTTCTTTCTCGCAAAAGGCCTGGAAATTTATCGAAGGCGCAAAATTCCCCCGTTACTATTTTGACGTGCGCAAAGAGAAAAAAGCCAACGCCAGCGGCGAAACCTTTTTCTCTTCCAATGTGGCCATCATTCGCGCCCTCGACGTGGTTTTGAATTTGATTCAAGCTCAAGGCTTAAACAAACTCTTCCATGATATTCATCGCCGAGCAGAACTCACTCGTATCTTCGCGCAAAAATTAGGCTTCACTCTTTACGCCAAGTCACCGAGCGATTCGGTCACTGCCTTGACGGTACCTTCGCATATGGACGGCCAAAAAATCCGTCTTCATTTGGAAGAAGCACACAATATCACCATCATGGGTGGTCAGGACCAGGCAAAAGGAAAAATTATTCGCGTAGGACATATGGGCTATATCCAGGATCAGGAATTGATTCGCCTGATCGCGTCTTTAGGACATTGCCTTCGTCATTTCGATCCCGCCTTTATTTCCGTGGAGCAAATTTCAATGGTGGCTGATGAAGCCAGAAAATGGTTGGAGCAAAATCCATGAAGAAAAAAATCCTCATTACGGATCGCTTCGCTCAAGACAGTTTCTTGTATCTTCAGCAACACAGCCACTTTGAAGTCGTGCGAGCTGATCATCCTCAGCATCTGCCACTAGAGCACTTGGTGAGTGCTAATTGTTTAATCATTCGCAGCCGCACCACTATCGATGAAGAACTTCTCAAGAAGGCCCGTCAACTGCAGCTCATCATCACTTGCACGAGCGGCTTTGATCACATTGACTTGGATGCGACTCAAAAATGGGGTGTTACCGTCATGCACACGCCGACAGCCAATATTGAGTCCGCCGCTCAATTGACCTGGGGCTTGGTGTTAAGCTGCGTGAACAACGTTCAGCAGGCCCACAAGATGGTCAAGGCTGGCGAATGGAAACGTGATCTGATCACGGGCATCGAGTTGTGTGGTCGAACTTATGGGGTCATCGGCTTGGGCCGCATTGGCTCCCGAGTCGCCGAAATTGCACAGGCCTTCGGAATGAATGTCGTTGCCTTCGACCCTTATGCTGATGACGAAAATTTTGAACGACTGAAGATACCTCGGTTGAGCTATGAGGAAGTTTTAAAAACTTCTGATGTGATCAGCTTCCACGTGCCAAAAACAGTGGAAACAGATCATATGCTCAACCGCTCTCATTTTGAGTACATTCATCGTGGCATTGTTTTGATCAATACGTCTCGTGGTTCGGTGATCAACGAGAATGATCTCTGTGAAGCTATCGAAAAGGGCTGGCTGCGTTCCGTCGGCCTTGATGTTTTTGAGAAAGAGCCTCTCAACAGAAATTCCAATTTGCTGACCTATCCCAATGTGGTTTTGACTCCACACATTGGAGCTAATACGGAAGATGCTTTCTTTAAGGCGTCTCAGATTGCCGCTAATAAGCTTATGGCCTTCTTTATCGACGGCAGCACCTCTGACACCCTCCCCCCAAGAACGCCCTGGTATGGAGCGACTGGCTTTAAAGGAGAATAAAACTTGCCTCTGACTTTCACATAAAAGATTATTTGTGTGGCCAATTTAACGGTCAGCTACTGAGGGGTTTTAGAATGTCTGGAGTCGTTGTTGTCGGCGCCCAATGGGGCGATGAAGGTAAGGGTAAACTCATTGACGTGTTTGCAGAAAAAGCAGACATGGTTGTTCGCTACCAAGGTGGCGCCAATGCAGGACACACTCTTGTTGTTAACGGTCAAAAAACTATTCTTCACTTGGTTCCGTCTGGCATTCTTCGCGCGGAAACGACTTGTGTGATTGCTTCAGGCGTTGTGATTGACGTATTCGCCATCAGCAAAGAAATTCAAGGCCTGAAAGCTTCAGGTCTTTTACAAAATCCAAAACAATTGATGATCTCCGACACGGCGACTGTGATCCTGCCTTACCACAAGGCTTTGGATGCCGCTCGTGAATCTGCCCTGAGCGATGAGAAAATCGGCACCACGGGTAAAGGAATTGGCCCGGCTTATGAAGACCGCGCTTCGCGCCGAGCGATTTTGTTCGGCGACCTTTTCGATCGCGATTCTCTTCGCAAGAAATTGGAACTGGCTCTTCGCGAGAAAAATTTCATTCTTGAAAACTACTATAAATCCACTCCTTTCAATATCGATGAGATTCTAAAAGATCTTGAAGCGGTGACCGAAGAGCTGGCTCCTTACCGTGCCAAAGATTGTTCACTGTTTATTTCTAAAAACCTGAAGGCTGGAAAACGCGTGTTGTTTGAGGGTGCACAAGGCACGATGCTGGACGTTCTTCACGGAACTTATCCTTTCGTGACAAGCTCTTCGACATTGTCATCGAATGCGTGCGCCAGCACTGGTATTGGCCCAATGAGCGTGAACAAGGTGATCGGCGTATTTAAGGCTTATACGACTCGTGTAGGCAGCGGTCCTTTCCCGACAGAGCTGCATGATGAAGTTGGAGAGAAGATCCAGGCGGATGGCCATGAGTTCGGCTCTACAACAGGCCGCGCGCGCCGTTGCGGCTGGTTGGATCTTGTTGCCTTGAAATATGCGATCCGAGTCAATGGCATCACCAACTTGGCAATGATGAAAATCGACGTCCTCACAGGCCATGAGCGCTTGGGCGTTTGCACGGCTTACAAGTTAAATGGCGAAATCATCACCGAACTTCCGACTTCGCCTTATGAGTTGGAAAAAGTGGAGCCAATTATTGAGTGGCTTCCTGGCTGGAACCAGGATTTGACGAAAGTAAAAACACTTTCTGATCTTCCACGCCCAACAACAAACTATATTGACTATATCGGTTCACAATTAGGCACTCCAATTGACGTTATTTCAGTGGGCCCAGGCCGCGAACAGACGCTTTGGGTGAAGCCTTTGTTTAACAATTAAGCATAGATAAGAGATTCTCACGAAGTGTTGCTGATCTTGTAAGCAACACTTCGCCGCACCCCAAAAAAGTTCAAAATATTTTTAAATAACTGCAAGAAATCGTATTGACATTAAGGTCCAGTTACTACAAATTAGCACTTCCTGAAACGGACACGTGGTTCGCTAGCTCAGCTGGTAGAGCACTTCACTTTTAATGAAGGGGTCGATGGTTCGAATCCATCGCGAGCCACCATTTTTTACTTTTTCGATTTTATCGGGAAAACTAAAAAGGTCTGTTCTTTTCTCTACACGTTCCCATCGTCTAGGGGCCTAGGACACCTCCCTTTCACGGAGGATACAGGGGTTCAAATCCCCTTGGGAACGCCAATTTTTTTTGAATTCAAAACCCGATCCAAAAGATCGGGTTTTTTATTTTCAGCCACTTCAATTCCAGTTATCAATTTTTAAAGTCATTCGAAACAGCCTCCCATCCCCACTCACAACAAAACTTTAGGGAGCTTGCTCCTCGACATTTTCTTCAATTGTGCCTGCTGGGGTGCGGATCACTTTTTGGCTACTTGGCTGCTTCTTGTGAGCATCACCATGAGTCGGTCGAATACTATGTTTATTCTCAGTCTTAGATCCGGAATGACCTTCGGTTTTTTTTATTTTCTTCACTGAAACGCCTCCTGTTGTGATGAGTTTTACTAAGGCGTTTTATGAGAGCAAGTTGTGACGGGGAAAAACAATTGATGATCAAAAATTTGATTCGGATATTGGCTTAACAACGTCCGTCTTTCCTTAGGCCGGGACGTCTGGGACAAGAGTTGTTCCTTGAGTTTTCCTCTATTACTAAATCTTACATTACCGATGTGTAACCATATCTAACTTCTTTACGAATAAATATGGAGAAGACTTCGTGAACGTAACTAAATGGCCCGACAAAAAAACGAATTTAGACTCTTCAACGATCCCACAGCATCACACTTCAAACTACGAGCACTGATACACATGCCGAATCATCTAAATTCAGAATTAATAGAAATTGACCAGAATGAACTCCGAGCTTTGTTGCAAGCACGAGGATTCACTCGCTATGACCTTGCGAAAAAACTAAATATGTCTACGAAGACAGTACAACGCTGGCTTAATGCAACAGTTCGGCGCATACGCATGGACACCCTTGAAAAGCTGGCACTTGCTCTGGATGTAAAGCCAGAGCAGCTTAAAAAACATACGACTTCGATTTCAACTCGCGCTACCAATCGAGCTATCGAAGAACTATGCTCCCAACACTTTATTAGAAAAGTACACACAAGTGAGGATTGGGAAAATTTCCTAGCCATTCTGAAAACATTTTGTCCAAATTCACTGTCTTCTGAACAGCGTTTAAAGCTCTTCAAACACATTGGCATATCTTCTTTGCATTTGCGCAAATACCGGGCTTGCAAACTCTATCTTAATGAAGCCGCATCCATTGCGAAGGCTCTGGACCTGCCAATTGAGAATTTAGATATTCTGAACTGGCTGGCAATCCGTGAACAGTGCGTTGGAAACTTCGTGGAGGCGGCCCTCTACTTTCAAATTGCAGAAGAACTTCTGATACAAGTGAAGTGTTCCAAAGTTCACGCCTTCTATTACCATAAAAAAGCACGACTTCTTCATCACACGGAAAGTTACCAAGAATCAATCGTTTGCAACAAAAAGTCATTGGCTTTGGAGTATCAGCACAATGACAAACCCAATATGCTCAGCGTTTCCTGCAAATATTTTTTGTTAGGAACCACTTATATGCACATAAAGAATTATTCCAAGGCACGGGTTATGTTCCTCAGGAATATCAGAGCTGCCGAAAAAGCTGGCTGGGTTCAGGGCTGCGGTTTAGGTCATTTTTATCTTGGCATCATCAGCAAGCTTTCAGGTCAAAATCCACAATTGATACGCAGTCATTTTGGCAAAGCCCGAACTCTGAATCATTTTACCAGCGAGAAAAAAAATGACCCACGATTAGAGAAAGTGGAATTTCTAAATCTTATTTTCAATGGACGATTTGAAGAGGCCAAACAAAATCTCAATCTTCGCCTTAAAAAGAATCGCAACAGCCGCCTGCATTTTTCATACGCTATCTTGGATTGCCTTTTCCTACAAAAGCTTCAACCAGGTCTTTTAGCTGTTAGAGAAAGTCATGTCGAGGTCGCGGAAGAGTTCTTTTCGAAGAATAAAATGAAACACAGTGCTCAACTACTTGAGACAATGAAAAAAAGACGAACGATCACGGAACAGGAATTACTTGATTGCTACCCATTTTGAGTAACCCGAAATGCGCAGCAATCAACGATGAACAACTACTTGATACTTCCAGGCACTCCGTCAAACATCAAACCGACAGTAAAATAGGATCCAGAAAGATCCACGGTATCAAGACTGCTGCTCACTGTTCCAGAGCGTTTGAAGCCATCCACTTTGTTCGTTTCAACGCCGCCCTCAAAGACCACATAAAACTGCTTATAGCCAAAGGCTACAGAGGCACCAACCGCCGTGTACGGTGTCGCAAACCAACCTTCAGCCTCTTTGCGGGTCAGCTCCCCATTTTGACTGGCCGACTTCAGTGTGAAGGTTGTATTGCTTCCACCGACGCCCCCAAAAACATCCAACCGCACGAAGTCTGATTTCACTATCGGCACTCTCGCCACCAAAAGCATGGCATCCTGTTCAATCTTCGCACTGTAGTCGGTGCTGGCATTGGATGGCTGCTCGTCCTTTTCCGCATTTCTTTTCGTATAGCGAAGCCCCACATCCAAATACTTCAAAAGAGGATAAGTGATCTCAATCCCCAATTGCAT
This region includes:
- a CDS encoding LptE family protein is translated as MSFFFLDILFNLYSTGSVDAIFKALRITLIFPLFLSGCAYHLGAANRSIPGGYKQISVPVFKNKTQETGIEVSFTNSIIQEFQRSRVARVVDNALSEVAVIGTIDSVQYFPGAKRLSGDSATPLLPSGSALASEYRIILTVTVRVVRQADGTELWKGSFSGERTYQAPQVTLAGVNSVNPLYNLSARRQNIDLMASDLMLEAHDRITENF
- a CDS encoding helix-turn-helix domain-containing protein is translated as MPNHLNSELIEIDQNELRALLQARGFTRYDLAKKLNMSTKTVQRWLNATVRRIRMDTLEKLALALDVKPEQLKKHTTSISTRATNRAIEELCSQHFIRKVHTSEDWENFLAILKTFCPNSLSSEQRLKLFKHIGISSLHLRKYRACKLYLNEAASIAKALDLPIENLDILNWLAIREQCVGNFVEAALYFQIAEELLIQVKCSKVHAFYYHKKARLLHHTESYQESIVCNKKSLALEYQHNDKPNMLSVSCKYFLLGTTYMHIKNYSKARVMFLRNIRAAEKAGWVQGCGLGHFYLGIISKLSGQNPQLIRSHFGKARTLNHFTSEKKNDPRLEKVEFLNLIFNGRFEEAKQNLNLRLKKNRNSRLHFSYAILDCLFLQKLQPGLLAVRESHVEVAEEFFSKNKMKHSAQLLETMKKRRTITEQELLDCYPF
- the holA gene encoding DNA polymerase III subunit delta produces the protein MAVIDAQKFYRDLEKGQLSPLYFLFGEEPYLLNQSVDRFKYAVLNEGAIDFNYSLFYASDADVSVVRDAVETLPMMAPRRLVILKESQELTDKEWAELEPLIENAVDSTVFVLLASRVDKRKKSIRSLLDKAECVEFKKPYENQIPSWINYIAQSLGLTISNEAIHLLHKLAGHHLTEIEGELKKLGEFVEGSRRIEVSDVAQVVSRSKEENVFDFTKAIGENDRVKALEHLVHLLDQGQNEIGIISLVARHVRILLTVKKGMEEGLQGAKLAHYAQVPPYFLDTYTDQSRRWTAKKLEQTLVVLSETDKALKSSPLSSHIWLENMVLKTCSSHAAH
- a CDS encoding PilZ domain-containing protein; the encoded protein is MNTKFDLEDKGHFRRQYPRRALRRKVGVLCDGSYFVCETGELGEGGMSIISEFILTEGHELVVSLQIPSGDFVFLRAIVRSTRKKEGDSKVTHGLSFSEIAFSIKRQIRAYVSARTESLSNS
- a CDS encoding pyridoxal-phosphate-dependent aminotransferase family protein; protein product: MTSDDGFNDVSNEYSLLAPGPVNLHPEVRKALALPMIHHRTPEFDKILKRVLENIKKVFQTTQEVFLLTTTGSGGMEALLVNTLSPGDKVLAIVSGKFGERWADMAKHYGASVTVLEVPWGEAVQVSLVEDHLKNNPDTRAVLCQACETSTAVSHPIRELADVISKYSETLFLVDAITALGAYPLPMDEWKIDGLVAGSQKAFMLPTGMAFISFSQKAWKFIEGAKFPRYYFDVRKEKKANASGETFFSSNVAIIRALDVVLNLIQAQGLNKLFHDIHRRAELTRIFAQKLGFTLYAKSPSDSVTALTVPSHMDGQKIRLHLEEAHNITIMGGQDQAKGKIIRVGHMGYIQDQELIRLIASLGHCLRHFDPAFISVEQISMVADEARKWLEQNP
- the rpsT gene encoding 30S ribosomal protein S20, with the translated sequence MANHKSAAKRARQSVRKTAVNNARKSTVKTVEKKLVKAIEAKDLKALPELLKAFTSSVMKAAKTGVIKKETASRKISRLSTRASAAK
- a CDS encoding adenylosuccinate synthase is translated as MSGVVVVGAQWGDEGKGKLIDVFAEKADMVVRYQGGANAGHTLVVNGQKTILHLVPSGILRAETTCVIASGVVIDVFAISKEIQGLKASGLLQNPKQLMISDTATVILPYHKALDAARESALSDEKIGTTGKGIGPAYEDRASRRAILFGDLFDRDSLRKKLELALREKNFILENYYKSTPFNIDEILKDLEAVTEELAPYRAKDCSLFISKNLKAGKRVLFEGAQGTMLDVLHGTYPFVTSSSTLSSNACASTGIGPMSVNKVIGVFKAYTTRVGSGPFPTELHDEVGEKIQADGHEFGSTTGRARRCGWLDLVALKYAIRVNGITNLAMMKIDVLTGHERLGVCTAYKLNGEIITELPTSPYELEKVEPIIEWLPGWNQDLTKVKTLSDLPRPTTNYIDYIGSQLGTPIDVISVGPGREQTLWVKPLFNN
- the murJ gene encoding murein biosynthesis integral membrane protein MurJ, producing MSHEASTLKQHSQQDRKKVLKRAFFMASGTLTSRILGLLRDMALAALFERSVTDAWTAAFRLPNLFRRLFGEGSLSVSFIPVFMQARAEDSSGIRAQNLLNALYTVFLIFLGSLTVLGILYMEQVLGLILSADYAKNPEKWLLTVRMARIMFGFVYFVCSYAYFMGVLNALGSFGLPAVAPALLNISMLVFTFLPPSWFPQIGDGLAWGVLVGGILQALLLWLALRGRGYLPRVQRQIWNEDVRRVLKNMLPGLLGMGLLQFTTLVNLHFASSMGEGAISYIYWADRLLEMPLSLVSVSLGAALLPTLSELALRNERNKFREVVQEHFLFSLFLAWPATLGLFFLAEPIIEVLFKRGHFTVLDAKNTAIVLQVYAVSLLFVSGVRILSPAFYAVKNTWLPALTSAGALLLHLSWAAWWIRRAGLQGLVLSSLVAMALQFIVMSLALRILIMKIEWRKTLTEALKIFFAGVGLAGAVQIYFPLAEVLEFSSLGKLMALVLAILAGAVVYFTCSMALRLEQAQFLLSSLKRKN
- a CDS encoding D-2-hydroxyacid dehydrogenase: MKKKILITDRFAQDSFLYLQQHSHFEVVRADHPQHLPLEHLVSANCLIIRSRTTIDEELLKKARQLQLIITCTSGFDHIDLDATQKWGVTVMHTPTANIESAAQLTWGLVLSCVNNVQQAHKMVKAGEWKRDLITGIELCGRTYGVIGLGRIGSRVAEIAQAFGMNVVAFDPYADDENFERLKIPRLSYEEVLKTSDVISFHVPKTVETDHMLNRSHFEYIHRGIVLINTSRGSVINENDLCEAIEKGWLRSVGLDVFEKEPLNRNSNLLTYPNVVLTPHIGANTEDAFFKASQIAANKLMAFFIDGSTSDTLPPRTPWYGATGFKGE